Genomic window (Candidatus Methylomirabilota bacterium):
GCACCTCCGCCCAGTCGAGCTTCTTGAGACGGTCGGCCTCGGCCCAGCCGTTGTCGTCGGCGGCGAGGCGGAGATCCGCCGCTTTCGGCCGGCCCTCGAGCTCGCCCTCCAGCACCATCAGCACGAAGTCGCGCGCCGCGTAGCCCTCGAACACCAGCCGCCCCTCGAAGGTGGGCGGCGTATCGAGGTCTACCTCAAAGCACCGGTGAGGACAGCCGGCGAACTCGCGCTCGGCGCGCGCGAGCACCCCTTCGATCTCGTCGGGAGAATCCGCTCTCACCGACCGCGCGTAGTTGGCGACGTGGATGTCGGGCAGCTCGGGGTTCCTGACGAACACGGCTCCGGCGGCCTTGAACGTCCGGTGGCCGAGCGCCTCGTGCTCCTGGTCGACGCGAAGGGCGACGCGGCCCCAGTCCGTCACGTCAGCCACGCTGCCCGTCAGCCACGCTTGAGCACGCGCAGGACCTCGTCGTGGAGCAGGCCGTTGGTCGCCACCACCGAGCCCGTGTAGATGTCGGGCTTGCCGGCGAAGTCGGTGAGCCGGCCTCCCGCCTCCTCGATGAGGATCTTCATCGGCGCCACGTCCCAGGGTTTGAGGTCGGCCTCGGCGTAGATCTCCGCCTTGCCCGCCGCCACCACGCAGTAGCCGTAGTAGTCGCCGAAGCCGCGCTGGCGAGCCGTCGCGTCCACGAGCCGCTCGAATCCCTGCCAGTAGCCCGCCGCGCGCAGGATGTTCAGGGCCGAGTGGATGAGGAAGGCGTCGCCCATCTTTGAGCACTGCGACACGTGGATCCGCTCTCCATTGGCCCAGGCGCCCTCGCCCTTGCGCGCCCAGTAGAGCTCACCCGTCGTCGGATTGTGGACCACCCCCGTCGTCACCTGCCCGTCTTCCTCGAGGGCGATCAGCACGGCCCAGATGGGGATGTGCCGGATGAAGTTCTTGGTCCCGTCGATGGGGTCGATGATCCACCGCCTCCTGGTCGAGCCTTCCTGGCCGAGTTCCTCGCCGAGGAAGCCGCACCCCGGCGTGGCGCGCCCCAAGATGGCGCGGATCGCCTTCTCGGCCTCCTGGTCGGCCTGGGTCACCGGCGTCTTGTCGGCCTTGATGGTGACCTCGAAGCCGCCCCGGTAGTACTTCATGGCTATCTCGCCGGCGGCCCGCGCGGCCTCGAGGGCCGCCGCGACTGTAGGGTGCTGCGCGTTCACTCCCACTCACCTCGCTCCTCGAGCACCTCCTTGAAGACACGGAGCGCCTCCACCACGACCGGCATGCCGCCGTACGTCACCTGCTGGAAGATGACCTCGGCGACCTCCTGCCTCGTGGCGCCCACGTTCAGCGCCGCGTGAACGTGGGCGCGGACCTCGCGCTCCCGGTTCAGCACGGTGAGTGAGGCGACGGCGCAGAGCTCGCGCTGCTTCTGCGAGATAACCTCGCGGCTGTAGAGTGTGCCGACGAAGAAGAGCGAGAGCTCGCGCGCAAGGTCCTTGTCGAGCTTCTTCCAGTCCTCGAAGCCCACGCCGCCCTTGAGCGTGTGAAAGAGCATCTTCGCCGTCTTCTTGGTCTTCTCCCTGAGCGCCTCGTCCATGGAGATCTCCTAGATTGTCTCGAGGATCCGCACCAGCTCGTCGGGCTGCGAGAGCATCGCGTTGTGGGCGCAGTCCATGTCCACCGGCTTCACGCCGAGCAGGGCCGCGCGCTCGGCGGCCCTCTCGGGCACCACGGCCTTATCTTGAAGACAGCGAATGTAGGTGCGGGGCACGCGCATGCCGTAGAAGACGCGGAGGTTCACGGCCTCGACGAAGGGCCGGAGGGCCTGCGGCGTGAGGAGCGAGATCGCGCTCGATACGCGCGGGTCGCTCCGCGGCATGTCGCCCATCCAGCGCGCCCAGGCGACCTCGGCCGGGTAAAGGAAGGTGCCGTCGCCGCGCGCGGCGGCGTTGCCGGTCATCATCGCGCGGCCGGCGGGCGTCATCAGCGTCCCGGCCAGGCTTCCCCCGTCCGGCACGACCACGGCGGCCAGGAAGACCAGGTGGGCGACGCGTGCGGGGGCCAGCTCCGCGGCCTTCGGGATCACGAGTCCGCCCATGGAGTGGCCGACCAGCACTGCACGGCTGATGCCCTCGAGCGCCATGGCATTCG
Coding sequences:
- a CDS encoding inositol monophosphatase family protein, producing MGVNAQHPTVAAALEAARAAGEIAMKYYRGGFEVTIKADKTPVTQADQEAEKAIRAILGRATPGCGFLGEELGQEGSTRRRWIIDPIDGTKNFIRHIPIWAVLIALEEDGQVTTGVVHNPTTGELYWARKGEGAWANGERIHVSQCSKMGDAFLIHSALNILRAAGYWQGFERLVDATARQRGFGDYYGYCVVAAGKAEIYAEADLKPWDVAPMKILIEEAGGRLTDFAGKPDIYTGSVVATNGLLHDEVLRVLKRG
- a CDS encoding carboxymuconolactone decarboxylase family protein yields the protein MDEALREKTKKTAKMLFHTLKGGVGFEDWKKLDKDLARELSLFFVGTLYSREVISQKQRELCAVASLTVLNREREVRAHVHAALNVGATRQEVAEVIFQQVTYGGMPVVVEALRVFKEVLEERGEWE
- a CDS encoding alpha/beta hydrolase, translated to NAMALEGISRAVLVGHSMGGLVIPKAAELAPARVAHLVFLAAVVVPDGGSLAGTLMTPAGRAMMTGNAAARGDGTFLYPAEVAWARWMGDMPRSDPRVSSAISLLTPQALRPFVEAVNLRVFYGMRVPRTYIRCLQDKAVVPERAAERAALLGVKPVDMDCAHNAMLSQPDELVRILETI
- a CDS encoding GNAT family N-acetyltransferase, with protein sequence MADVTDWGRVALRVDQEHEALGHRTFKAAGAVFVRNPELPDIHVANYARSVRADSPDEIEGVLARAEREFAGCPHRCFEVDLDTPPTFEGRLVFEGYAARDFVLMVLEGELEGRPKAADLRLAADDNGWAEADRLKKLDWAEVRAKLGRDPLPKVGERLARLARLKTPPVRKWLAYVNGEARGMASVWDGVDGAGQVEDVFVEPDYRHRGLGTALIHCCVADCSARGSNAVVIVADAGDTPQTMYAAMGFRHVATKRRYVLYPTSDC